One Gordonia mangrovi genomic region harbors:
- a CDS encoding SHOCT domain-containing protein — MWDSFWDFIWYTVVIFIFVAYLMMLFWIISDLFRDRALSGWWKAVWMVLLIFIPWLTALVYLIARGPGMSRRAAEAQSQMQQQSDAYIRSVAGKSSADQIADAKALLDAGTIDQQEFESLKAKALS, encoded by the coding sequence ATGTGGGATTCGTTCTGGGATTTCATCTGGTACACGGTGGTGATCTTCATCTTCGTGGCCTATCTGATGATGCTGTTCTGGATCATCAGCGACCTCTTCCGGGATCGGGCACTGTCCGGCTGGTGGAAAGCCGTGTGGATGGTGTTGCTGATCTTCATCCCGTGGTTGACTGCACTGGTCTACCTGATCGCTCGCGGGCCGGGGATGTCGCGACGCGCCGCCGAGGCGCAGAGCCAGATGCAGCAGCAGTCCGACGCCTACATCCGGTCGGTGGCCGGTAAGTCGTCGGCCGACCAGATCGCGGATGCGAAAGCGCTTCTCGACGCCGGCACGATCGATCAGCAGGAGTTCGAGTCGCTCAAGGCCAAGGCGCTGAGCTGA
- a CDS encoding DUF1059 domain-containing protein, with protein sequence MNRPKTRLNCPCGEAMKGTDEDDLVQKVREHLKENHPGHDYSRDEILFMAY encoded by the coding sequence ATGAACCGACCGAAGACGCGTCTGAACTGCCCGTGCGGCGAGGCGATGAAGGGCACCGACGAGGACGATCTGGTGCAGAAGGTCCGCGAGCATCTCAAGGAGAATCACCCGGGGCACGACTACAGCCGCGACGAGATCTTGTTCATGGCGTATTGA
- a CDS encoding TetR/AcrR family transcriptional regulator, with protein sequence MTSTDKKASTPSHSAQVRYLDAGLRVLADRGHAGLKLATVCEVVGATTGSFYHAFPNWPAYTAALIRHWREQESRRPIAEARTVTDPVRRLQFLTDIAMRLPHDTEAAIRVWAEHDPDVRAVQVDADAERRRFISDTYLEVLGDRTDADRYATAAMYLLVGYENGSHRSRETLAWAFQTFIDKTLRDAGLTDDS encoded by the coding sequence GTGACGTCCACCGACAAGAAGGCCAGTACGCCGTCCCATTCGGCCCAGGTCCGATATCTGGATGCGGGACTGCGAGTTCTCGCAGATCGAGGGCATGCAGGACTCAAGTTGGCCACCGTATGCGAGGTGGTCGGCGCCACCACCGGCTCGTTCTATCACGCGTTTCCGAACTGGCCGGCGTACACGGCTGCACTCATCCGCCATTGGCGCGAACAGGAGAGTCGGCGCCCGATCGCCGAAGCCCGGACGGTGACCGATCCGGTCCGGCGCCTGCAGTTCCTCACCGACATCGCGATGCGGTTGCCCCACGACACCGAGGCGGCGATCCGGGTGTGGGCCGAACACGACCCCGACGTGCGCGCCGTCCAGGTCGACGCCGACGCCGAACGGCGCCGGTTCATCTCCGACACCTATCTCGAGGTGCTGGGAGATCGAACCGACGCCGATCGTTACGCCACGGCGGCCATGTATCTGCTGGTGGGCTACGAGAACGGCAGCCACCGCTCTCGGGAGACGCTCGCGTGGGCGTTTCAGACGTTCATCGACAAGACCCTTCGGGACGCCGGCCTCACCGACGACTCGTGA
- a CDS encoding LuxR C-terminal-related transcriptional regulator: MDTPRGRLSPRLRLRTARPALPPTYVHRARLDDALTACGPGDVAVVAAGPGYGKTLAVSAWLQRRAVDGPVAWLAVGERGGLRGFWNDVLGALGAAGAPTGPSGLHDIAPAMAFAESEVDLIIDGIAAAPAPVTLVLDDLHRIRAPEVMHSIRHLIARQPERLRLILITRTAAELRLQRVRLDGRLTEITTRDLQFTADDVVEFGRCVGTDFTAADVDALLERTQGWATGLRLAVLSARDDLGHVTTPRLTGQNELVAAYLLEEVLEDLAPTDRRFLLATSVVETITPSLAHALTGRVDSRRVLDNLVAGNVLTVRLADRPDWYAYHPLFRELLVYRLGAENPDAPADLHSRAARWWVDNGDPIAAIGHFARAGAWHDVTAVLGNVAGPLVVSPQASSLAAELEAAATEAARRPTADTLLATAVLCYHRGDFAEMSRSAEDAGRLLDADPHRSSPGSRILIALTRMVTARTSRLLELIDRCDDVLALVAQASRVEVPAAQAYALLARNNRGIGLFHRGDIDAAARELVASRATAEDLGLDLTALAAETYLALTDLVRGDLTVVAERIAAMTVVVDGHGWTRQPQAVALYASQALLHLERNDLDAADRAVWMGRRAVGPGCDIAALLIVEAAAAGIAVLRADAYGARAACRRLEAARQMSSGLPALLCSWHEVVVAETRILMGEAESVIAFLGESSSAATYSGALTRVVLAKAHLAADRPAAAIDALGLTAGFAPHRLQAVEAELLSAVAWARLHRESVALEHLATAVRLAAPVRQIRPFVAGGPWTAGLLTRLDHTTTDEPEFLRELIGVCGRGQMVEATSAVPPPMESLTDRELMVLRYLPTMYKAAEIAADLFVSVNTVKTHQQSIYRKLGVSSRRDAVDRAKECHLI, from the coding sequence GTGGACACGCCGAGAGGTCGACTGTCGCCGAGGTTGCGGCTACGTACTGCCCGGCCCGCCCTGCCGCCGACCTACGTCCATCGGGCCCGGCTCGACGACGCCCTGACCGCGTGCGGGCCCGGCGATGTCGCTGTGGTCGCGGCCGGTCCCGGGTATGGGAAAACGCTCGCCGTCTCGGCGTGGCTACAGCGACGGGCCGTCGACGGTCCGGTCGCGTGGCTCGCGGTCGGCGAGCGCGGTGGGCTTCGCGGCTTCTGGAACGACGTGCTCGGCGCGCTCGGTGCCGCCGGTGCGCCGACCGGGCCGAGCGGACTCCACGACATCGCGCCCGCCATGGCATTCGCCGAGTCCGAGGTGGATCTGATCATCGACGGGATCGCCGCCGCACCTGCCCCGGTGACGCTGGTCCTCGACGATCTGCACCGCATCCGCGCGCCCGAGGTCATGCATTCGATCCGCCATCTGATCGCGCGCCAACCCGAGCGGCTGCGACTGATCCTCATCACCCGTACGGCGGCCGAGTTGCGGCTCCAGCGGGTGCGGCTCGACGGCCGGCTCACCGAGATCACCACGCGTGACCTGCAGTTCACCGCCGACGACGTCGTCGAGTTCGGTAGGTGCGTCGGCACCGATTTCACCGCCGCCGACGTCGATGCGCTCCTCGAGCGAACCCAGGGATGGGCGACCGGACTGCGCCTGGCGGTGCTCAGCGCGCGCGACGACCTCGGCCATGTCACGACCCCGCGACTCACCGGGCAGAACGAACTTGTGGCGGCCTATCTGCTGGAAGAGGTGCTCGAGGACCTTGCCCCGACCGACCGCAGATTCCTGCTGGCGACGTCGGTCGTGGAGACCATCACACCGTCGTTGGCCCACGCGCTGACCGGGCGGGTGGACAGTCGCCGGGTCCTCGACAACCTGGTTGCCGGCAACGTGCTGACCGTGCGACTGGCCGACCGACCCGATTGGTACGCCTACCATCCGCTGTTCCGGGAACTGCTCGTCTATCGGCTCGGCGCCGAGAATCCGGATGCGCCCGCCGATCTGCACAGTCGTGCGGCGCGCTGGTGGGTGGACAACGGTGACCCGATCGCCGCGATCGGCCACTTCGCCCGGGCCGGTGCCTGGCACGACGTGACCGCCGTGCTCGGCAACGTGGCCGGCCCGCTGGTGGTGTCCCCACAGGCATCGTCGCTGGCCGCCGAACTCGAGGCGGCGGCGACGGAGGCGGCGCGCCGACCCACCGCCGATACCCTGCTGGCCACAGCTGTCCTCTGCTATCACCGCGGTGACTTCGCCGAGATGTCGCGCAGTGCCGAGGATGCCGGTCGGCTTCTGGATGCCGACCCTCACCGTTCGTCGCCGGGTTCGCGGATACTGATCGCGCTGACCCGTATGGTCACCGCGCGCACCAGTCGGCTGCTCGAACTGATCGACCGCTGCGACGACGTGCTGGCGCTGGTGGCGCAGGCATCCCGCGTCGAGGTCCCCGCGGCCCAGGCCTACGCGCTGCTGGCTCGCAACAATCGAGGGATCGGGCTGTTTCACCGTGGTGATATCGATGCGGCTGCAAGAGAACTCGTGGCAAGTCGCGCCACCGCAGAGGATCTCGGCCTGGATCTGACAGCATTGGCCGCCGAGACCTATCTCGCGTTGACGGATCTGGTACGCGGAGATCTGACCGTGGTCGCCGAGCGCATCGCTGCGATGACCGTAGTGGTCGACGGTCACGGGTGGACGCGGCAGCCACAAGCGGTGGCGCTGTACGCGTCGCAGGCACTGCTGCACCTCGAACGCAATGATCTCGATGCCGCCGACCGGGCGGTATGGATGGGACGCCGCGCCGTCGGTCCGGGGTGTGACATCGCAGCACTGCTGATCGTCGAGGCCGCCGCCGCGGGTATCGCGGTTCTCCGGGCCGACGCGTACGGGGCACGCGCGGCATGCCGGCGCCTCGAGGCAGCCCGGCAGATGTCGTCCGGGCTGCCTGCGCTGCTGTGCAGCTGGCACGAGGTGGTGGTCGCGGAGACACGAATCCTGATGGGCGAGGCCGAATCCGTGATCGCCTTCCTGGGGGAGTCGTCGTCGGCGGCCACCTACTCCGGTGCGTTGACGCGCGTCGTGCTGGCCAAGGCGCATCTGGCGGCCGACCGGCCCGCAGCGGCGATCGACGCGCTGGGCCTCACGGCCGGGTTCGCACCGCACCGGCTGCAGGCGGTCGAGGCCGAACTGCTCTCAGCCGTGGCCTGGGCTCGGCTGCACCGGGAGTCGGTGGCGCTGGAACACCTGGCGACGGCGGTACGGCTGGCGGCGCCGGTGCGACAGATTCGGCCGTTCGTGGCCGGTGGGCCGTGGACGGCCGGGTTGCTCACCCGCCTGGACCACACGACCACCGACGAGCCGGAGTTCCTGCGTGAGCTGATCGGTGTCTGTGGTCGAGGTCAGATGGTGGAGGCGACATCCGCTGTGCCGCCGCCGATGGAATCGCTGACCGACCGCGAGTTGATGGTGCTGCGCTACCTGCCGACGATGTACAAGGCAGCCGAGATCGCCGCGGATCTGTTCGTATCGGTGAACACGGTGAAGACCCACCAGCAGTCGATCTACCGCAAGCTCGGGGTGTCCTCCCGCCGGGACGCGGTGGACCGGGCGAAGGAGTGCCACCTGATCTGA
- a CDS encoding tyrosinase family protein, producing the protein MRTRHDVWRLTRDDGDWPEVLEAYRSAVRAMRDLDPPPGGSPTEPRSWQFQAALHGRNRADGRPDTRHGWSACQHGSWFFLAWHRMYLAAFELLIQGFLDDDDWSLPYWYAIDPDDPAGAALPPAFRDPAADNELFTAERSAEMNAGRPLDGLDFLAPAVLSALGDDVYATDDGTNSFGGGRRDRPAYSGGEQGSLEDAPHGSVHVLVGGVITAADGTPLRRGWMGQFDTAALDPVFWLHHANIDRLWQVWLDIDPDRTNPVGESAWRDTRFTFPAFAGGDVSWSIGDVVDTRALGYVYESSAAPSAIASVARRGPLERIEVASGPPRDGRPEVVGGVVDVPLFDDTATTIEMARPATRGLESLDERRVLLRLEGITGMVCAPLYTVYLNIPAGTPAADFPERLAGTIATFGVAEASVPSRAQDGTGVTKVLDITAVRDRLLADGLWDPDTVTVRFEPVGPTGPAVLGDGPADTATTPDIRAARVVVVLA; encoded by the coding sequence ATGCGCACACGACACGATGTCTGGCGGTTGACCCGCGACGACGGTGATTGGCCGGAGGTGCTGGAAGCCTATCGGTCGGCAGTGCGGGCCATGCGTGATCTGGACCCACCCCCAGGCGGGTCGCCCACCGAGCCACGGTCGTGGCAGTTCCAGGCGGCGCTGCATGGCCGAAACCGCGCAGACGGCCGCCCCGACACCCGCCACGGCTGGAGTGCGTGTCAGCACGGGAGCTGGTTCTTCCTCGCCTGGCATCGGATGTATCTGGCGGCTTTCGAACTGCTCATCCAGGGCTTCCTCGACGACGACGACTGGTCACTGCCCTACTGGTACGCCATCGACCCCGACGACCCGGCCGGTGCTGCGCTGCCACCGGCTTTTCGAGATCCGGCGGCGGACAACGAGCTGTTCACCGCCGAGCGCTCTGCGGAGATGAACGCCGGCCGACCGCTCGACGGACTCGACTTCCTCGCACCGGCCGTGCTCAGCGCCCTCGGCGACGACGTGTACGCGACCGACGACGGGACCAACTCGTTCGGCGGCGGGCGACGCGACCGGCCGGCCTACAGCGGGGGCGAGCAGGGGTCGCTCGAAGACGCCCCGCACGGCAGCGTCCACGTGCTGGTGGGCGGTGTCATCACCGCCGCCGACGGCACACCGCTGCGTCGCGGCTGGATGGGACAATTCGACACCGCGGCACTCGATCCGGTGTTCTGGCTGCATCACGCCAATATCGACCGGCTGTGGCAGGTGTGGCTCGACATCGATCCCGACCGCACCAACCCAGTCGGCGAGAGCGCTTGGCGCGACACGCGTTTCACCTTTCCCGCATTCGCCGGCGGGGACGTGTCGTGGTCGATCGGCGACGTCGTCGACACCCGGGCGCTGGGCTACGTATACGAGAGCAGCGCAGCGCCGTCGGCGATCGCCTCGGTTGCCCGCCGCGGCCCACTGGAACGGATCGAGGTCGCATCGGGTCCGCCACGCGATGGTCGGCCCGAGGTCGTCGGCGGAGTCGTCGACGTGCCGCTCTTCGACGACACGGCCACGACCATCGAGATGGCGCGTCCCGCCACCCGCGGACTCGAATCGCTCGACGAGCGGCGGGTGCTGTTGCGGCTGGAGGGCATCACCGGCATGGTGTGCGCACCGCTCTACACCGTGTACCTGAACATTCCCGCCGGTACGCCGGCGGCCGACTTCCCGGAGCGCCTCGCCGGCACCATCGCCACCTTCGGGGTCGCGGAGGCGTCGGTGCCGAGTCGCGCACAGGACGGCACCGGGGTCACCAAGGTTCTCGACATCACCGCGGTGCGGGATCGGCTGCTCGCCGACGGTCTGTGGGACCCCGACACGGTGACCGTCCGCTTCGAACCGGTCGGCCCGACCGGTCCGGCGGTGCTCGGCGACGGCCCCGCAGATACCGCGACCACACCCGACATCCGCGCCGCCCGCGTCGTCGTGGTGCTGGCGTGA
- a CDS encoding DNA/RNA non-specific endonuclease translates to MWRGADSAILGITPDPEVAVMVTLFAESDPARLQRRLAAVTNGDLSDTEVTRLADGDASVLGELAPMTKQKVAALVAPANRDTLEALVGGATPDYVPICFLDLARTSAAAVARVLDDRRRPRGTGVMVSPHLFLTNHHVIESDAVAAGGSIQFDYQLGVDDLPEPVSEYRLDPSTFFWTCPVDELDVSLVAVGPRLTGDRDLATFGWTALSSAGDKHAEGDFVTVVQHPDGDFKQIALRENRVLGRGSKGTTLYYSADTLRGSSGSPVFNDEFDLVALHHAGGSHNDTRLDDGRPVPDECNEGIRISAIVTALRGVHDTLPPGRRNLLAEALNPPTTGMTPPVSAGRGVGAREPTMADIADAPTVTIAAGDLRLPQLVITQDSRRPDIAAGARPQATTPAAVPAAVDSIPLERNDAPDKHYDDRRGHHDDYLPVRVGPPKLSAALLKECAVPGGGRATAASTLLRYHHFSLVVHATRRMPLFTIVDVDGRRLRSINRRTGAVEAAEVWYTDPRIPEHAQLDQSLFAAQRPRVFDRGHLVRRLDPAWGSPETAKRAADDTFHFTNCCPQISSFNQHLWQGIENYALRNAATDRARIIVVTGPVFGVDDPRYREVAIPREFWKIVARVQDGRLRATGFLADQGTALDAALATGPESFADLDELTVYQTPITELEKRTGLGMATLRTADTMPAALESAAALDDLGDAHW, encoded by the coding sequence ATGTGGCGCGGCGCAGACTCCGCGATCCTGGGGATCACACCCGATCCGGAGGTTGCGGTCATGGTCACCCTGTTCGCCGAATCCGACCCCGCACGATTGCAGCGTAGGCTCGCCGCCGTCACCAACGGTGACCTCAGCGACACCGAGGTCACGAGGCTCGCCGACGGCGACGCCTCCGTGCTCGGCGAGTTGGCGCCGATGACCAAGCAGAAGGTTGCCGCGCTCGTCGCGCCCGCGAACCGGGACACCCTCGAGGCGCTGGTCGGTGGTGCCACCCCGGACTACGTGCCCATCTGTTTCCTCGACCTCGCCCGCACCTCGGCGGCGGCGGTCGCCCGCGTTCTCGACGACCGGCGCCGCCCGCGCGGGACCGGGGTCATGGTGTCGCCGCACCTGTTCCTCACCAACCACCACGTCATCGAATCCGACGCAGTGGCGGCCGGCGGCAGCATCCAGTTCGACTACCAGCTCGGGGTGGATGATCTGCCCGAACCGGTCAGCGAGTACCGGCTGGATCCCTCCACGTTCTTCTGGACGTGCCCGGTCGACGAGCTCGATGTCAGTCTCGTCGCGGTGGGCCCGCGGCTCACCGGTGACCGCGATCTCGCGACCTTCGGGTGGACCGCGTTGTCGTCGGCAGGGGACAAACACGCCGAAGGTGATTTCGTCACCGTGGTGCAGCATCCCGACGGAGACTTCAAACAGATTGCGCTGCGCGAGAATCGGGTGCTCGGCCGGGGCAGCAAGGGCACTACCCTCTACTACTCCGCGGACACGCTACGCGGCTCGAGTGGCAGTCCGGTGTTCAACGACGAGTTCGATCTGGTGGCCCTGCACCACGCCGGTGGGTCACACAACGACACCCGACTCGACGACGGCCGACCGGTCCCCGATGAGTGCAACGAGGGCATCCGGATCAGCGCGATCGTCACGGCGCTGCGCGGCGTACACGACACTCTCCCCCCAGGACGCCGAAACCTGTTGGCGGAAGCCCTCAATCCGCCGACCACAGGCATGACTCCACCCGTGTCGGCCGGTCGCGGCGTGGGCGCTCGCGAGCCCACGATGGCCGACATCGCCGATGCACCCACCGTCACGATCGCGGCCGGCGATCTCCGGCTCCCACAACTGGTCATCACCCAGGACTCCCGACGACCCGACATCGCGGCCGGGGCACGCCCACAGGCGACCACACCGGCTGCGGTCCCCGCCGCCGTGGACTCCATCCCCCTCGAACGCAACGATGCTCCCGACAAGCACTACGACGACCGCCGCGGACACCACGACGACTACCTGCCGGTCCGCGTCGGGCCGCCGAAACTGTCTGCGGCACTGCTGAAGGAATGCGCGGTGCCCGGTGGTGGACGAGCCACCGCCGCGTCGACTCTGCTGCGGTATCACCATTTCTCACTGGTCGTGCACGCGACGCGACGGATGCCGCTGTTCACGATCGTCGACGTCGACGGCCGCCGGCTGCGCAGCATCAATCGGCGCACCGGCGCGGTCGAGGCCGCCGAGGTCTGGTACACCGATCCGCGCATCCCCGAGCACGCTCAGCTCGATCAGAGCCTGTTCGCTGCGCAGCGGCCCCGGGTGTTCGACCGCGGCCATCTGGTGCGCCGGCTCGACCCGGCCTGGGGCAGTCCCGAAACCGCCAAACGTGCCGCCGATGACACCTTCCATTTCACCAACTGCTGTCCACAGATCTCGTCGTTCAATCAGCATCTGTGGCAGGGCATCGAGAACTACGCGCTGCGTAACGCGGCCACCGACAGGGCGCGGATCATCGTCGTCACCGGACCCGTGTTCGGCGTGGACGATCCGCGCTACCGCGAGGTCGCGATCCCGCGCGAGTTCTGGAAGATCGTCGCGCGTGTGCAGGACGGGCGGCTGCGTGCCACCGGCTTCCTCGCCGACCAGGGCACGGCGCTGGACGCCGCGCTCGCCACCGGCCCGGAGTCGTTCGCCGACCTCGACGAACTCACCGTGTATCAGACCCCGATCACCGAGCTGGAAAAGCGGACCGGGCTGGGGATGGCGACTCTACGCACCGCCGACACCATGCCCGCAGCACTGGAATCGGCTGCCGCGCTCGATGATCTGGGCGACGCGCACTGGTGA
- a CDS encoding oxygenase MpaB family protein → MSTSNRNTGLDPETQYTQIYRNLSTYEFPWDINQSLSFALFRTYAVPSIGNLLDRTGAFTQQTQKRYDDTAILLEVPLVEGFDSASGKAAIRRINQMHKMYDISNDDMRYVLSTFVVVPVRWLAQFGWRELTDTERLAMVRYYQDLGRHMAIKDIPDTYEEFETLMDTYEDKHFAFDAGARRVADSTMDLMASFYPSVAKRGVNIFSRSLMDEPLITAFRYPEPGPVARALSVGALKARAGLLRFFPARRKPALVQNMPRIRSYPNGYDIETMGTFAPGCPVHVE, encoded by the coding sequence GTGAGCACATCGAACCGCAATACCGGGCTGGACCCGGAGACCCAGTACACGCAGATCTATCGGAACCTGTCGACCTATGAGTTCCCGTGGGACATCAACCAGTCGCTGAGCTTCGCACTGTTCCGTACCTACGCCGTCCCCAGCATCGGTAACCTGCTCGACCGCACCGGTGCGTTCACGCAGCAGACGCAGAAGCGCTACGACGACACCGCGATCCTGCTCGAGGTGCCCCTCGTCGAAGGGTTCGACAGCGCTTCCGGCAAAGCCGCCATCCGCCGGATCAACCAGATGCACAAGATGTACGACATCTCCAATGACGACATGCGGTACGTGCTGTCGACGTTCGTGGTGGTCCCGGTGCGCTGGCTGGCGCAGTTCGGCTGGCGCGAGCTCACCGACACCGAGCGACTCGCGATGGTGCGCTACTACCAGGATCTCGGACGGCACATGGCCATCAAGGACATCCCGGACACCTACGAGGAGTTCGAGACCCTGATGGACACCTATGAGGACAAGCACTTCGCATTCGACGCCGGTGCGCGGCGCGTCGCCGATTCGACGATGGATCTGATGGCCTCGTTCTACCCGTCCGTCGCCAAACGTGGGGTGAACATCTTCAGCCGGTCACTCATGGACGAACCGTTGATCACCGCATTCCGGTATCCGGAGCCCGGTCCGGTCGCCCGAGCGCTGTCGGTGGGCGCACTCAAGGCCCGCGCCGGGCTGCTGCGGTTCTTCCCGGCCCGTCGCAAGCCGGCGCTGGTGCAGAACATGCCGCGAATCCGGTCCTATCCCAACGGATACGACATCGAGACGATGGGCACGTTCGCGCCGGGGTGTCCGGTGCACGTCGAGTAG
- a CDS encoding alpha/beta hydrolase family protein, whose protein sequence is MRRFRYSTPFVLLSAVALVASALVGAPYAAAHSAIGEPGRAIALSQLGQWGGLDRVVRLSYLTKDARGAVVPASGIVRLPDGPRPRDGWPVVSWAHGTSGLGESCGLADSDDLIRSTAPVVEALTDAGYAVVATDYIGLGPDSLGPHAYLHTRSEATAVIDIVKAARTVVIGLSDTWAAAGSSQGGHAALAAGHYADRYAPELDFRGTAALAPASNFEDVIWLMRPGIPALPRAMSGPLAAILAGMSANQQDVDVASYLSDFGKRAVDEVGRSCGPNWESILDGKRPDALLSKPLGDDAFRDALRDYMTVPVAEQGGPILIVHGLRDITVPIPMTLRLLREFREAGTDYELETINTDHTDLRADGGMDDVLDFLDRVIPAG, encoded by the coding sequence GTGCGTCGATTCCGATACTCGACACCGTTCGTACTGCTGAGTGCCGTGGCCCTGGTGGCGTCTGCGCTGGTCGGCGCACCATACGCCGCCGCGCACTCGGCCATCGGTGAGCCGGGTCGGGCGATCGCGCTCTCCCAGCTGGGGCAGTGGGGCGGTCTGGACCGTGTCGTGCGGCTGTCGTATCTGACCAAGGACGCGCGCGGTGCCGTGGTACCCGCGAGCGGCATCGTCCGGCTCCCCGACGGTCCGCGGCCCCGCGACGGATGGCCGGTCGTCTCGTGGGCACATGGCACCTCCGGACTCGGGGAGAGCTGTGGGCTCGCGGACTCCGACGATCTGATCCGGTCGACGGCGCCGGTGGTCGAAGCGCTCACCGACGCGGGGTATGCGGTGGTGGCCACCGACTACATCGGGCTCGGCCCGGACTCGCTCGGCCCACACGCCTACCTGCACACCCGGTCGGAGGCGACCGCCGTCATCGACATCGTCAAAGCCGCCCGCACCGTGGTCATCGGGCTCTCGGACACGTGGGCGGCGGCCGGATCATCGCAGGGTGGCCATGCCGCATTGGCGGCGGGCCACTACGCCGACAGATATGCGCCCGAACTGGACTTCCGCGGCACGGCGGCGTTGGCCCCGGCATCGAACTTCGAGGACGTCATCTGGTTGATGCGCCCCGGTATCCCCGCGTTGCCCCGGGCGATGTCGGGACCGCTCGCGGCCATCCTGGCCGGGATGTCGGCCAATCAGCAGGATGTCGACGTGGCGTCCTACCTCTCCGATTTCGGCAAGCGTGCCGTCGACGAGGTGGGTCGATCGTGCGGTCCGAACTGGGAGTCGATCCTCGACGGCAAACGGCCGGACGCGCTGTTGTCGAAGCCACTCGGCGACGACGCCTTTCGGGACGCTCTCCGCGACTACATGACGGTGCCGGTGGCCGAGCAAGGCGGACCGATCCTCATTGTGCACGGACTGCGCGATATCACCGTGCCCATCCCGATGACCCTTCGCTTGTTGCGCGAGTTCCGTGAGGCCGGCACCGACTATGAGCTCGAGACGATCAACACCGATCACACCGACCTGCGTGCCGACGGCGGAATGGACGATGTCCTGGACTTCCTGGACCGGGTGATCCCCGCCGGATGA
- a CDS encoding copper chaperone yields the protein MTRALVVWPTPAPRLLVYTSAVVAGVAVLAWHAGAHHATPMARDGPPLTTLGVAVMWWTLMVIAMMFPLVADDAVRVCEAGLRSRRLPSLVAFLAGYLAVWVVIGALGISAASVLWPHGAPTAAVLAILLAAAAWQLTPVRRQTLTRCGGRPFVAVTGWRALGDCARHGLVSGRRCVITCGVAMLTMVLIHSLIVMVVVSAVLYTERRVGPNPDRRHNGVESFALVLLAGLVGWWSLRNVGPLP from the coding sequence TTGACCCGCGCGCTGGTGGTGTGGCCCACGCCCGCGCCACGGCTGCTGGTGTACACGTCAGCGGTGGTGGCCGGTGTCGCCGTGCTGGCCTGGCATGCCGGCGCGCACCACGCGACGCCGATGGCGCGCGACGGTCCACCGCTGACGACGCTGGGCGTCGCGGTGATGTGGTGGACGCTGATGGTGATCGCGATGATGTTCCCGCTGGTCGCCGACGACGCGGTCCGTGTGTGCGAGGCCGGTTTACGGTCCCGTCGACTGCCATCGCTGGTGGCCTTCCTCGCCGGCTACCTGGCCGTGTGGGTCGTGATCGGCGCGCTCGGCATCAGCGCGGCGAGTGTTCTCTGGCCGCACGGTGCGCCGACGGCCGCCGTCCTCGCCATTCTGCTCGCGGCCGCCGCGTGGCAGCTCACACCGGTCCGGCGCCAGACCTTGACGCGTTGTGGTGGAAGACCGTTCGTCGCGGTGACCGGATGGCGGGCGCTGGGTGATTGCGCTCGCCACGGCCTGGTCAGCGGCCGGCGCTGTGTGATCACCTGCGGCGTCGCGATGCTCACGATGGTGCTGATTCACAGCCTCATCGTGATGGTCGTCGTCTCGGCGGTGCTGTACACCGAACGTCGGGTCGGCCCGAATCCGGATCGGCGCCACAACGGGGTCGAGTCATTTGCGCTGGTTCTCCTCGCCGGCCTGGTCGGTTGGTGGTCGCTGCGCAACGTCGGTCCCTTACCGTGA